A genomic window from Variovorax paradoxus includes:
- a CDS encoding N(5)-hydroxyornithine transformylase PvdF — MSKAKLVYIMSLRNAAADKAGQYIDYKGGQRYMKSPLEYLAEALERTPLGDAYSLEAVLFDDDEGSPRDRQALQDYGFGFDPARQWIYPGDLQVQGRRANDIFHNVPSTYRRLPLDAAAERAAGKKEFEQHLLERLTALEADLVVLDGLLVILDQLARPESPFFRRIVNIHPGITRLESPFERRGAWATLDALYGAKGQRVVDWRTRETVAIEPVLKTGASFHYVDTGIDSGEVIFDVLGTDIDPTDTILELRWNNFNRSLFPALHQGLALMAETVEA, encoded by the coding sequence ATGTCCAAGGCAAAACTCGTCTACATCATGTCCCTGAGGAATGCGGCCGCCGACAAGGCTGGCCAGTACATCGACTACAAGGGCGGGCAGCGCTACATGAAGTCCCCGCTGGAGTACCTGGCCGAGGCACTCGAGCGCACGCCGCTGGGCGATGCCTACTCGCTGGAGGCCGTGCTCTTCGACGACGACGAAGGCTCGCCGCGCGACCGCCAGGCGCTGCAGGACTACGGCTTCGGGTTCGACCCGGCCCGCCAATGGATCTACCCGGGCGATCTGCAGGTGCAGGGCCGCCGGGCCAACGACATCTTCCACAACGTGCCGTCGACCTACCGGCGGCTGCCGCTGGACGCGGCCGCCGAGCGCGCAGCCGGAAAGAAGGAGTTCGAGCAACACCTGCTCGAGCGGCTCACCGCGCTGGAGGCCGACCTTGTCGTGCTCGACGGCCTGCTGGTGATCCTCGACCAGCTGGCGCGCCCCGAAAGCCCCTTCTTCCGCCGGATCGTGAACATCCATCCGGGCATCACGCGCCTGGAGTCGCCCTTCGAGCGCCGCGGCGCCTGGGCCACGCTCGACGCGCTGTACGGCGCCAAGGGCCAGCGGGTGGTCGACTGGCGCACGCGCGAGACGGTCGCGATCGAGCCGGTGCTGAAGACCGGCGCCTCCTTCCACTACGTGGACACCGGCATCGATTCGGGCGAAGTCATCTTCGACGTGCTGGGCACCGACATCGACCCCACGGACACCATCCTCGAGCTGCGCTGGAACAACTTCAACCGCAGCCTCTTTCCCGCGCTCCACCAGGGCCTGGCCCTGATGGCCGAGACCGTGGAAGCGTGA
- the fhuF gene encoding siderophore-iron reductase FhuF, which produces MIAMLEPLFQGNLAPHGEALQCAPQPPAGALRVADLVHSPELLGRVLRLHASHLGVEGKDLRAVASAWSLDYLGMLLPPVAAAASVLQHGFPVAADQVWVRFGPHAHPLSFHIRELGQPQRGATTEERYSALLRQHLEPLFSALCRLTGIAAKILWGNAARNLEPVLDQALALTGGSPPIAGDRQQLLHNPAWPAWSNPLPGRQREIRVRLEGRERTVKLHRQCCLFHLLPREGYCGACPLSPAHR; this is translated from the coding sequence ATGATCGCCATGCTGGAACCCCTGTTCCAGGGCAACCTGGCGCCGCACGGCGAGGCGCTGCAGTGCGCGCCGCAACCGCCCGCGGGCGCGCTGCGCGTTGCCGACCTGGTGCATTCACCCGAACTGCTGGGCCGTGTGCTGCGTCTGCATGCGTCGCACCTGGGGGTCGAGGGCAAGGACCTGCGCGCAGTAGCTTCAGCCTGGAGCCTGGACTACCTCGGCATGCTGCTGCCGCCGGTCGCGGCCGCCGCCAGCGTACTGCAGCATGGGTTTCCCGTTGCCGCCGACCAGGTCTGGGTGCGCTTCGGCCCGCATGCCCACCCACTGAGCTTTCACATTCGCGAGCTGGGCCAGCCGCAACGCGGCGCGACCACCGAGGAACGCTACTCGGCGCTGCTGCGGCAGCACCTGGAGCCGCTGTTCTCGGCGCTGTGCCGCCTGACGGGCATCGCCGCCAAGATCCTCTGGGGCAACGCGGCGCGCAACCTCGAACCGGTGCTCGACCAGGCGCTTGCGTTGACCGGCGGGTCGCCGCCGATCGCCGGCGACAGGCAGCAGTTGCTGCACAACCCCGCCTGGCCGGCATGGAGCAATCCCCTGCCCGGGCGGCAACGCGAAATCCGCGTGCGCCTAGAGGGTCGCGAGCGGACCGTGAAGCTGCACCGCCAGTGCTGCCTCTTCCATCTGTTGCCACGCGAAGGCTACTGCGGCGCCTGCCCTCTGTCGCCGGCGCACCGCTGA
- a CDS encoding cyclic peptide export ABC transporter, whose protein sequence is MTTAPAPDGEFARLLKPFLPWILLSAVTGIGAGAATVALLSTINQVLNRQGGLSGGLLLMFIGLCAVALFGRMVSDVSTNFVGQRVVAQVRKSLAQKILSAPIDALERYRTHRLMPVLSQDVDMVSDVAFALSATLIACVTALGCLAYLAYLSLPLFGVLLVALAIGATVQAMAQFRGVSGFWKAREHEDQLHKAYRAISEGAKELRMHRVRRQRMFGGQIERIVDNIRTVNGRAINTFVIAAAFGSGLFFLLIALILGWASFRPTEPAVLSGFVLVLLFLKGPMDQIAGALPAVGRARVAFRRIADLSARFATPEPHLHVGHAGSELKFEHEIALRGVRYAFDAPEGGEAFALGPIDLRLRRGEMVFVVGDNGSGKTTLIKLLLGLYAPHQGEVAIDGTPVGPERRDDYRQLFTTVFSDFYLFEDLAAGPDEEQGEASMQVLPQRALPYLERLEIAHKVSLKNGAFTTTDLSTGQRKRLALVHAYLEGRPVLVFDEWAADQDPTFRHLFYTELLPELRAKGHLLVVISHDDRYFHLADRVITMSAGRIADDRPRAHLESLAA, encoded by the coding sequence ATGACAACTGCCCCCGCTCCCGACGGCGAGTTCGCACGCCTGCTCAAGCCGTTTCTGCCGTGGATCCTGCTGTCGGCGGTCACGGGCATCGGCGCGGGCGCGGCCACGGTCGCGCTGCTGAGCACCATCAACCAGGTGCTCAACCGGCAGGGTGGTCTGTCCGGCGGCCTGCTGCTGATGTTCATCGGGCTGTGCGCGGTGGCGCTGTTCGGGCGCATGGTGTCCGATGTCTCGACCAACTTCGTCGGCCAGCGGGTGGTCGCGCAGGTCCGCAAGAGCCTGGCGCAGAAGATCCTTTCGGCACCCATCGACGCGCTGGAGCGCTACCGCACCCACCGGCTGATGCCGGTGCTATCGCAGGATGTGGACATGGTCAGCGACGTGGCGTTCGCGCTGTCCGCGACGTTGATCGCCTGCGTCACGGCGCTCGGCTGCCTGGCCTACCTGGCCTACCTGTCGTTGCCGCTGTTCGGTGTGCTGCTGGTGGCGCTGGCGATCGGCGCGACGGTGCAGGCCATGGCGCAGTTCCGCGGGGTGAGCGGTTTCTGGAAGGCGCGCGAGCATGAAGACCAGTTGCACAAGGCCTACCGCGCGATCAGCGAGGGCGCCAAGGAGCTGCGCATGCACCGCGTGCGCCGCCAGCGCATGTTCGGCGGGCAGATCGAGCGCATCGTCGACAACATCCGCACGGTCAACGGGCGTGCGATCAACACCTTCGTCATTGCCGCCGCATTCGGTTCGGGCCTGTTCTTCCTGCTGATCGCGCTGATCCTGGGCTGGGCATCGTTCCGCCCGACCGAGCCCGCGGTGCTCAGCGGCTTCGTGCTGGTGCTGCTGTTCCTCAAGGGGCCGATGGACCAGATCGCCGGTGCCTTGCCTGCCGTCGGGCGCGCGCGGGTCGCATTCCGGCGCATTGCCGACCTGTCGGCGCGCTTCGCCACGCCGGAGCCGCACCTGCACGTTGGCCATGCCGGCAGCGAGCTGAAGTTCGAGCATGAGATCGCGTTGCGCGGCGTGCGTTACGCCTTCGATGCGCCCGAGGGCGGCGAGGCCTTTGCGCTCGGGCCGATCGACCTGCGGCTTCGCCGCGGCGAGATGGTGTTCGTGGTGGGCGACAACGGCTCCGGCAAGACCACGCTCATCAAGCTGCTGCTCGGCCTTTACGCGCCGCACCAAGGCGAGGTGGCAATCGACGGCACCCCGGTGGGCCCCGAGCGCCGCGACGACTACCGCCAGCTCTTCACCACGGTGTTTTCCGACTTCTACCTGTTCGAGGACCTCGCAGCCGGCCCGGATGAAGAGCAGGGCGAGGCTAGCATGCAGGTGCTGCCGCAGCGCGCCTTGCCCTACCTGGAGCGCCTGGAAATCGCACACAAGGTGAGCCTGAAGAACGGTGCGTTCACCACCACCGACCTGTCGACCGGCCAGCGCAAGCGACTGGCGCTGGTGCATGCCTACCTCGAAGGGCGCCCGGTGCTGGTGTTCGACGAATGGGCCGCCGACCAGGACCCGACCTTCCGCCACCTGTTCTATACCGAGCTGCTGCCCGAGCTGCGTGCCAAGGGGCACCTGCTGGTCGTGATCTCGCACGACGACCGCTACTTCCACCTGGCCGACCGTGTCATCACCATGAGCGCCGGCCGCATCGCGGACGACCGGCCCCGCGCCCACCTGGAGAGTCTTGCTGCATGA
- a CDS encoding Fur family transcriptional regulator: protein MNDGPQTNDTQRPVFMSQLRAARIRPSVVRLCVLQTLADAGSEWQRGEEVFRRMLLRGTSASLTTVYRVLKEFEHSGLIEREWARSRGGALAVFRYAAPGANADALSVRMRCNGCGTFTEVQDRELHEALVRVAQSKGLPLAGTFDVQIHGSCSSCQHRSTGESSSEDQSSREHGRMLPLVGFRARPRAQRLAA from the coding sequence ATGAACGACGGCCCGCAAACCAACGATACGCAGCGGCCAGTGTTCATGTCGCAGTTGCGGGCGGCGCGAATCCGGCCGTCCGTGGTCCGGCTGTGCGTGCTCCAGACGCTGGCGGACGCGGGCAGCGAATGGCAGCGCGGTGAAGAGGTCTTTCGCCGCATGCTGCTGCGCGGCACCTCGGCCAGCCTGACCACGGTCTACCGCGTCCTCAAGGAGTTCGAACATTCGGGGCTCATCGAGCGCGAATGGGCGCGCAGCCGCGGCGGTGCGCTGGCGGTGTTCCGCTACGCCGCGCCCGGTGCGAATGCCGATGCCTTGAGCGTGCGCATGCGCTGCAATGGATGCGGCACGTTCACCGAGGTGCAGGACCGCGAGCTTCACGAAGCGCTGGTGCGCGTGGCCCAGAGCAAGGGCCTCCCGCTGGCGGGCACCTTCGACGTGCAGATCCACGGCTCCTGTTCGTCCTGCCAGCACCGGTCCACAGGGGAATCGTCGAGCGAGGACCAGTCGTCGCGCGAGCACGGCAGGATGCTGCCGCTCGTGGGCTTCCGGGCTCGCCCGCGCGCGCAGCGCCTTGCCGCTTGA
- a CDS encoding efflux RND transporter periplasmic adaptor subunit translates to MDVDSVPVVRGTIESSVSALGVLQPRHYVDVGAQVSGQILRLHVQPGDVVKRGQLLVEIDPSVQRATVDAGRASLAGLRAQRDDQQAQHVLAQQQHARQRQMAADGATRDEDVQAAQAALASAGARVRQLEAQIAQTQATLKADEARLGYTSIYAPMAGTVVSVEAREGQTLNATYQTPNVLRIADLSSMTVWSEVSEADVRRIKTGMPVYFTTLGESQRRWQGHVRQLLPAPPVPESKTGSDSSAKPSAAASKVVVYTALFDVDNADGELMPQMTAKVAFVEYAEKDALSVPLAALVPVAGSSDRFTARVLRPDGKVEVRQLRVGVRNRLAAQVLEGAQAGDRIVIAARASKP, encoded by the coding sequence ATGGACGTCGACTCCGTGCCGGTGGTGCGCGGCACCATCGAGTCCAGCGTCTCGGCACTCGGGGTGCTGCAGCCGCGGCACTACGTGGACGTGGGTGCGCAGGTCTCCGGGCAGATTCTTCGGCTGCATGTGCAGCCGGGCGACGTCGTCAAGCGGGGGCAGTTGCTGGTGGAGATCGATCCCAGCGTGCAGCGGGCCACGGTCGACGCGGGCCGTGCCTCGCTGGCCGGGCTGCGCGCACAGCGCGACGACCAGCAGGCCCAGCACGTGCTGGCGCAGCAGCAGCATGCGAGGCAACGCCAGATGGCTGCCGACGGCGCCACGCGGGACGAGGACGTGCAGGCCGCGCAAGCCGCGCTGGCGTCGGCCGGTGCGCGCGTTAGACAGCTCGAGGCGCAGATCGCACAGACCCAGGCGACGCTGAAGGCCGACGAGGCCCGCCTCGGCTACACCAGCATCTACGCGCCGATGGCCGGCACCGTCGTGTCGGTGGAGGCGCGCGAGGGCCAGACGCTGAACGCGACCTACCAGACGCCCAATGTGCTGCGCATTGCAGACCTGTCTTCGATGACGGTGTGGTCGGAGGTTTCCGAGGCCGACGTGCGGCGCATCAAGACCGGCATGCCGGTCTACTTCACCACGCTCGGCGAGAGCCAGCGCCGTTGGCAGGGCCACGTGCGCCAGCTGCTGCCCGCGCCGCCAGTGCCCGAGAGCAAGACGGGCAGCGACAGCAGCGCCAAGCCTTCCGCTGCAGCGAGCAAGGTGGTGGTCTATACGGCGCTGTTCGATGTCGACAACGCCGACGGCGAGCTCATGCCGCAGATGACGGCCAAGGTCGCCTTCGTCGAATACGCCGAGAAGGACGCGCTTTCGGTGCCGCTTGCCGCGCTGGTGCCGGTGGCCGGCAGCAGCGACCGCTTCACGGCGCGCGTGCTTCGCCCCGATGGCAAGGTCGAGGTCCGGCAACTGCGCGTCGGGGTGCGCAACCGGCTCGCCGCGCAGGTGCTGGAAGGCGCGCAGGCCGGAGACCGCATCGTCATCGCCGCCAGGGCTTCGAAGCCATGA